The Populus nigra chromosome 14, ddPopNigr1.1, whole genome shotgun sequence genome has a segment encoding these proteins:
- the LOC133672470 gene encoding aldehyde dehydrogenase family 3 member F1 has translation MEGLEGTLAELRDTFKSGRTRSVAWRKSQLRAMIEFVQDNEEEMFKVLDQDLGKHPVEAYRDEVGVVAKSAKLSLSCVEKWMAPKKGNLPLAFFPASAEVMPEPFGVVLIMGSWNFPISLALDPLIGAISAGNVVVLKPSELSPACSSFLAETIPKYLDPKSIKVIEGGIDVCEQLLQQNWDKIFFTGSQRVGRIVMTAAAQHLTPVTLELGGKSPAILDSSSNPTNMKVIAKRIVAAKWGSCSGQACIAIDYMLVEEKFASYLIDLLEKTIKQFFGENPRESKSLCKILNKNNFKRLLDLLEDPLIRASVVYGGSVDEETMYIEPTILLNPPLDSQIMTEEIFGPLLPIITLNNIHDSIEFISSRPKPLAIYAFTRDETFKKQILSKTSSGSVTFNDTLLQFVCDSLPFGGVGQSGFGRYHGKYSFDTFSHEKAILQRRFFPELEPRYPPWNNFKFQFIKLLYAFNYIGLLLLLLGLKK, from the exons ATGGAGGGTCTAGAGGGAACTCTGGCCGAGCTAAGAGACACATTTAAAAGTGGAAGAACTAGAAGTGTTGCATGGAGGAAAAGCCAACTTAGAGCCATGATTGAGTTTGTCCAAGATAATGAAGAGGAAATGTTCAAGGTACTTGATCAAGATTTGGGAAAGCACCCCGTCGAAGCTTACAGGGATGAG GTTGGAGTAGTAGCAAAATCAGCCAAGCTTTCTTTGAGCTGTGTGGAGAAATGGATGGCTCCTAAAAAG GGCAATTTACCCCTGGCTTTCTTCCCTGCAAGTGCAGAAGTGATGCCCGAACCATTTGGTGTCGTCCTCATAATGGGATCTTGGAACTTCCCTATCT CATTGGCATTGGATCCATTAATAGGAGCAATATCTGCAGGAAACGTTGTGGTTTTAAAACCTTCTGAGCTATCACCAGCATGTTCTTCTTTTCTTGCTGAGACCATCCCTAAATACCTGGATCCCAAATCCATTAAGGTCATTGAGGGTGGAATAGATGTTTGCGAACAACTTCTACAGCAGAATTGGGACAAGATATTCTTCACTG GTAGTCAGCGTGTGGGACGCATCGTAATGACTGCGGCTGCACAGCATTTAACACCAGTTACACTTGAGCTGGGAGGAAAAAGTCCTGCCATCTTGGACAGCAGCTCCAATCCCACCAATATGAAG GTAATAGCCAAAAGAATAGTAGCAGCAAAATGGGGGTCGTGCAGCGGGCAAGCATGTATTGCCATTGACTATATGCTTGTAGAAGAGAAATTCGCATCTTATCTG ATAGACTTGCTAGAGAAAACAATCAAGCAATTCTTTGGTGAAAATCCAAGAGAATCAAAGAGCTTATGCAAAATTCTAAACAAGAACAACTTCAAGAGGTTGCTTGACCTTCTTGAAGACCCTCTTATTAGAGCTTCTGTTGTTTACGGTGGTTCTGTAGATGAAGAAACAAT GTACATTGAGCCCACAATCTTGCTAAATCCTCCCCTCGATTCTCAGATCATGACAGAAGAAATCTTTGGCCCCTTGCTTCCAATTATCACA CTGAATAATATTCATGATAGCATTGAGTTCATAAGCTCCAGGCCAAAACCTCTTGCCATTTATGCCTTCACCAGGGATGAAACATTCAAGAAACAAATTCTATCAAAAACATCCTCCGGAAGTGTGACTTTCAACGACACCCTGCTTCAA TTTGTATGTGATTCTCTACCATTTGGAGGTGTTGGTCAAAGTGGCTTCGGAAGATACCACGGGAAGTACTCTTTCGATACTTTCAGTCATGAAAAAGCAATCTTGCAAAGACGTTTCTTCCCTGAGCTTGAGCCCAGGTATCCACCATGGAATAACTTCAAGTTTCAATTCATCAAATTGCTCTACGCCTTCAACTATATTGGATTATTATTGCTGCTTCTGGGATTGAAGAAGTAG